A window from Chloroflexota bacterium encodes these proteins:
- a CDS encoding ferredoxin family protein — protein MTYVICEPCIGVKDASCVEACPVDCIHTTDDDQQYFIDPDVCIECGACEPVCPVSAIRQDSDVPDEWKQYIQINADFFKR, from the coding sequence GTGACGTACGTCATTTGCGAGCCCTGCATTGGCGTGAAGGACGCGTCCTGCGTTGAGGCCTGTCCGGTCGATTGCATCCACACCACTGACGATGACCAACAGTACTTTATCGATCCGGACGTGTGCATTGAATGCGGCGCGTGCGAACCCGTCTGCCCCGTGAGCGCCATTCGGCAAGATAGCGACGTTCCTGATGAATGGAAGCAGTACATTCAGATCAACGCCGATTTCTTCAAACGATGA
- a CDS encoding Gfo/Idh/MocA family oxidoreductase yields the protein MATPLRLGVVGANPSIGWASRTHVPGLLALPDYDLAAVCTTKRESAEAAAQKYEARKAYWDYRDLVSDPDIDVVDVCVRVPYHFEIVKAALAAGKHVYCEWPLAATTAQAEELATLASKAGVHAMVGLQARAAPSWIHLRELIADGWLGRIITATMTQYSGGLLQPRAPEATWRLDRANGAHTLSISAGHAIDAFTWALGQLSRVSAIVDTLAPDVPLQDGGSIRATAPDHVAVHGRFEDGGIATIDVSSVPWHPSGFRLEVYGTDGTIVGSASQAQATGIRLQGARKGEQRLTDVPIPADLRWVPPEVPDGTPFNVAQMFRRFADGIREGSHPAPTFDDAVRNHRFLDSIERASREGRSVPITAQ from the coding sequence ATGGCAACGCCACTCAGACTTGGTGTGGTCGGCGCAAACCCGAGCATCGGATGGGCGTCGCGAACACACGTACCCGGGCTCCTGGCGCTCCCGGACTATGACCTTGCCGCCGTCTGCACAACGAAGCGCGAGAGCGCCGAGGCGGCAGCGCAAAAATACGAGGCGCGAAAGGCCTACTGGGACTACCGCGACCTCGTGTCGGATCCGGACATCGACGTCGTGGACGTCTGTGTGCGGGTGCCGTATCACTTCGAGATCGTGAAGGCCGCCCTCGCCGCCGGCAAGCACGTCTACTGTGAATGGCCCCTTGCCGCGACCACGGCGCAAGCCGAAGAGCTGGCGACGCTAGCGTCGAAGGCTGGCGTACACGCGATGGTCGGGTTGCAGGCGCGAGCCGCCCCGAGCTGGATCCACCTCCGCGAGCTCATCGCCGACGGATGGCTGGGACGGATCATCACCGCGACCATGACCCAGTATTCGGGGGGGTTGCTGCAGCCGCGTGCGCCCGAGGCCACCTGGCGGCTCGATCGCGCCAACGGAGCGCATACCCTTTCGATTTCGGCAGGCCACGCCATCGACGCGTTTACCTGGGCTCTCGGCCAGCTCTCTCGCGTCTCCGCCATCGTCGATACGCTCGCCCCGGATGTTCCGCTCCAAGACGGCGGCTCGATCCGCGCGACCGCGCCGGACCACGTCGCCGTTCACGGTCGCTTCGAGGACGGCGGCATCGCCACGATCGACGTCAGCAGCGTTCCCTGGCATCCATCCGGCTTCCGCCTCGAGGTGTACGGGACTGACGGCACCATCGTGGGAAGCGCGAGCCAAGCCCAGGCGACGGGCATCCGCCTGCAGGGAGCGCGAAAGGGCGAACAGCGCCTCACGGACGTCCCTATTCCGGCGGACCTGCGCTGGGTGCCGCCTGAGGTTCCAGACGGCACGCCGTTCAATGTGGCGCAGATGTTCCGTCGGTTCGCCGACGGGATCCGGGAGGGAAGCCACCCCGCCCCGACCTTCGACGATGCCGTGCGAAATCACCGATTCCTCGATTCCATCGAGCGCGCATCCAGGGAAGGCCGAAGCGTGCCGATCACGGCTCAGTAG
- the mce gene encoding methylmalonyl-CoA epimerase, translating into MASSDRDAPSRPPVAERVLRVSVAVHSVEDALAFYRDALGLPVVSETVLPENELRVVRLDAAGLQIELLEPTSGTGPVARYLDRYGEGLHHIAIEVQAIEDQLEHLTTHGVELIDREPRVGPEGKIAFVHPRSTGGVLIELNEARDEPSRRAEELQ; encoded by the coding sequence ATGGCCAGCAGCGATCGCGACGCCCCGAGCAGGCCGCCCGTCGCGGAGCGCGTCCTTCGGGTTAGCGTGGCCGTGCACAGCGTCGAGGATGCCCTCGCGTTCTATCGCGATGCATTGGGGCTGCCGGTCGTCAGTGAGACCGTCCTGCCCGAGAACGAGCTGCGTGTCGTGCGGCTCGACGCGGCGGGACTCCAGATCGAGCTTCTCGAGCCCACGAGCGGGACGGGCCCCGTCGCACGGTATCTCGACCGATACGGCGAGGGTCTCCATCACATCGCGATCGAGGTACAAGCGATCGAGGACCAACTCGAACATCTGACGACGCATGGGGTCGAGCTGATCGACCGCGAGCCGCGGGTCGGACCCGAAGGGAAGATCGCCTTTGTTCACCCTCGGTCGACGGGCGGCGTCCTGATCGAGCTAAACGAGGCGCGCGACGAACCGAGTCGCCGCGCAGAGGAATTGCAGTGA
- a CDS encoding CinA family nicotinamide mononucleotide deamidase-related protein, producing MKAEIVSVGTEILLGMIVDTNAQYLCQQLAEIGVDVFWISQVGDNLDRVVDVFRRGLGRSDAIIATGGLGPTEDDLTHESVAAAVGERITIDPDLERELRENFARRGRPMPERNVKQAALIPSATPLPNPIGTAPGWWVEWNGKVIATMPGVPAEMRRMWQEQVRPRLRQRSGAGVLVTTTLKVLGLGESAVEEQLGDAIHSTNPTVATYAKPDGVQVRVSAKAPDEDAARNLLRPMVAQLEAVLGGSVYGRDNDTLASGAAKLLAAHGWTIASAEIGTGGSLTSDMSNDPGLVDRYAGGFVLGSSGDLLGADSSEPSDLARAARARTGADVGIAAVVIEQGPDGRPVGRCAVDVRGSSEADSTRMNMAPPELRRRVAVEALGLLIRALRKG from the coding sequence GTGAAGGCCGAGATCGTCTCCGTCGGGACCGAGATTCTCCTGGGCATGATCGTCGACACTAACGCGCAATATCTCTGCCAGCAGCTCGCCGAAATCGGCGTCGACGTGTTCTGGATCAGCCAGGTGGGCGACAACCTGGACCGCGTGGTGGACGTGTTCCGCCGCGGTTTGGGGCGCAGCGATGCCATCATCGCAACCGGCGGGCTCGGCCCCACCGAGGACGACCTCACCCACGAATCGGTCGCGGCCGCCGTCGGCGAGCGCATCACCATCGACCCGGATCTCGAGCGGGAGCTGCGCGAGAACTTCGCGCGTCGCGGCCGGCCCATGCCGGAGCGGAACGTGAAGCAGGCGGCGCTGATTCCGTCTGCCACGCCACTCCCCAACCCCATCGGGACAGCGCCCGGCTGGTGGGTGGAGTGGAACGGCAAGGTTATCGCGACGATGCCCGGCGTCCCCGCGGAGATGCGCCGGATGTGGCAGGAGCAGGTGCGACCGCGACTCCGACAGCGCTCCGGCGCTGGAGTCCTCGTCACCACCACGCTGAAGGTGCTGGGCCTAGGCGAGTCGGCCGTCGAGGAGCAACTGGGCGACGCGATCCACAGCACGAATCCGACCGTCGCGACCTACGCGAAGCCGGATGGCGTGCAGGTCCGGGTCTCGGCGAAGGCGCCGGACGAGGACGCAGCACGAAACCTGCTCCGCCCGATGGTGGCGCAGCTCGAGGCCGTCCTGGGGGGGTCCGTCTACGGCCGTGACAACGACACACTGGCATCGGGCGCCGCGAAGCTCCTGGCGGCCCACGGATGGACCATCGCGTCAGCGGAGATCGGGACGGGCGGCTCGCTCACGTCAGACATGAGCAACGATCCCGGTCTGGTTGACCGATACGCGGGTGGGTTCGTGCTGGGGAGCAGCGGGGACCTCCTCGGGGCTGATTCGTCCGAGCCCAGCGACCTGGCCCGCGCCGCGAGAGCGCGAACCGGCGCAGACGTCGGGATCGCGGCGGTCGTCATCGAGCAGGGCCCGGATGGGCGGCCGGTTGGGCGCTGCGCGGTGGATGTGCGCGGATCCTCCGAGGCCGACTCCACGCGAATGAACATGGCGCCCCCGGAGCTGCGCCGCCGCGTGGCCGTGGAGGCGCTGGGTCTGCTGATCCGCGCGCTGCGCAAGGGATAG